DNA from Aliarcobacter skirrowii CCUG 10374:
CAAAAGAGGATGCAATTTTTAATATTTCACACTCATCGCTTCTAACAGCATCTTTTATGAGTGAAAACTGGGATATGTTAAAGTATGCTTCACAAGATATGTTTCATCAAAAATATAGAATGAAACATATGCCAGAGCTTTTTGAAGTTCAAAAAATAGCACTTTTAAATGGTGCTTTAATGAGTACACTTTCAGGCTCAGGTTCTACAATGTTAAGCATTTGTTTAAATGAAGATAGTAATAAATTAACTACTATTTTAAAAGAGAAGTTTCCTCATTTTAAAGTTCTAAGTGTAGATTTTGATAATGTTGGAGTTAGAGTTGAACTTTAAAAATCATATTTTAAGAAAAATTGGATATAATGTTTGGCTAATTTGAAAAAAATCTTAAGAACTTGTATTTTTTGTAGATCAAAAATAGAACAAAAAGAGCTTTTGAGATTTGTATATCAAAACGGTAGTTTGCTATATTATAATAAATTTGGCAGAAGCTTTTATCTGTGTGAACCTTGCACAATAAAGCTAAAAGATGATCTTAGTATAAAAGATAGTAAAAGATTAGAAAAAGTGCTCCAAAAAGAGTGCAAAGATAAAGAAAACCATGTTAAACAACTTAAGGAGATTTTATTAGATGTCAGATAAAGTAAAAGTTTTTGAAATTGCTGAAGAGGCTGGATCAACAAGCGCTGAGGTAATGCAAAAAGCAAAAGAGTTAGGAATAGAGTTAAAAACAGCTCAGGCTGCTGTATCTTTTGAAGATGCAGAAGAGATTATGCAATATATTCTTACAGGAAAAAGTTCTAAGATTAAAGAGCCTATAGAAAAACCAAAAAAAATTGAAGTAAAAAAAGAAGAGTCTAAAGAGGAAAAAATTGAACCTATAAAACAAGAGACTACAATAAAAAAAGCTACAAAAAAAGATTTAGATATTCCTATTGATGATAAAGAAGTTGAAGTATCTGCTGTGAAAGTTGTTCCAAAAAGAAAAGGTCTTGTAATTATTAAGAAAAAAAGAGATACTGAGATTGACAATAAAACTCCTGAAAAAGAGAGTGTTGTTCAAAAGAAATCTCAAAAATCTCTAAGTGAGATATTCAGCGATGATAGTGGAAATAAAAACTTTGAAAATCAAAATAGTAAAAAAGCTGATATTGCATCTTCAAAAGTAAAAAAAGAGAAGAAAAAAACTCCTATAAAAGCTCAAGAACATGGTAAAAAAATCGAAGTTATAAGTGATGATAAAGAGTTTAAAAGTAGTGATGACTCTTTATTAGGAGAAGAGGTTGTTTTATTTGATATGGATTTATCTGATACATACAAAATCTTTGATGAACCAAAGCCAGTTAATAGTGCAAATCATTCAAGAAGTTCAAAACCAGCCGCTTTTGGAAATGCACCAACAGGACTTAAAAGAGGGAAAAGAAAAAAAAGAGTTGTAAGAGTTCAAGAGAAAGCTGAAATAACTTCTGTTACAATTCCTGAAGATATTAGAGTTTATGAGTTTGCTGAAGCTTGTGGAAAATCTCCAGCTGAGGTTATAAAAGTTTTGTTTAGCCTTGGAATGATGGTTACAAAAAATGACTTTTTAAAACAAGATGAGTTAGAGATTCTTGGTGAAGAGTTTGGAATAGAGGTAACTGTAAAGGATGCCTTAGAAGATGTAAATTATGAGGAGAGTTATGATGAATTAGAAGTTGATACAAGTTCATTTATAACAAGACCTCCTGTTGTTACAATTATGGGGCATGTTGATCATGGTAAAACTTCACTTCTAGATAAAATTAGAAGTTCAAAAGTTGCATCAGGTGAAGCTGGTGGAATTACTCAACATATAGCTTCTTATACAATTACAAAAAATGGTCAAAAAATTACATTTGTTGATACTCCAGGTCACGAAGCATTTAGTGCAATGAGAACAAGAGGGGCTAATGTTACAGATATTATAATAATAGTTGTTGCAGCTGATGATGGAGTTAAAGCTCAAACAGAAGAGGTTATTTCACATGCAAAAGCAAGTGGTTGCCCAATAATAGTTGCTATGAATAAAATGGATAAAGAGAGTGCTAATCCTGATATGGTAAAAGCACAAATGGCTGAAAAAAACTTAACTCCTGTTGATTGGGGTGGAGATATTGAATTTATTGGAGTATCTGCAAGAACAGGTGATGGAATTGAAGATTTACTTGAGAATATTTTAATTCAAGCTGAACTTTTAGAGTTAAAAGCTGATCCAACAGCAAAAGCAAAAGCTACAGTAATTGAATCATCTTTAGAAAAAGGAAGAGGACCAGTTGCTAATATTATAGTTCAAAATGGTACTTTAAGAGTTGGAGATAATATTGTTTGTGATACAACATTTGGTAGAGTAAAGGCTATTACAAATGATATGGGAGAGCTTGTAAAAGAGTTAGGACTTAGTGAAACAGGAACAGTTTTAGGACTGAATGAAGTTCCAAGTACAGGTTCAAGTATGGTTGCAATGGATAGTGAAAAAGAGGTTCGAGAGATTGCAATGACAAGAGCTGAGCATGCAAGATTAAAAGAGTTGTCAAAATCTACAAAAGTTTCACTTGAAGAGATGAGTGGATTAATAGCTGAAGGTAAGATAAAACAACTTCCAGTTATTATTAAAGCTGATGTTGGTGGAACTTTAGAGGCTATTAAAGGCTCTTTAGAGAAAATTGCTAATGATGAAGTTAAAGTAAAAGTTGTTCACTCTGCTGTTGGTGGAATTACTGAAAGTGATATTGTTTTAGCAAGTGCTAGTGAAGGTTGTATAATTTTAGGATTTAATGTAAGACCTACAGGTGCAGTTAAAGCAAAAGCAAAAACTGATGGTGTTGATATTAAAACTTACTCAATTATTTATGATTTACTTGATGATGTAAAAGATGCACTATCTGGAATGATGAGTGCAGTTATTAGAGAAGAGAATACTGGACAAGCAGAAGTTAGAGATACATTTGTTGTTCCAAAAATTGGAACTGTTGCTGGATGTATGGTAACAGATGGTAAAGTAATCAGAGGTGGTCACGCTAGAATTATTAGAGATGGAGTTGTTACATATACTGGAAAAATATCATCTTTAAAACGATTTAAAGATGATGTTAAAGAGGTAGCAAATGGGTTTGAGTGTGGAATTATGTTTGAAAAATTTAATGATATAAAAGTTGGAGATTTCATAGAAACATTTATTCAAATTGAAGAGAAGGTTTCTATAGATAACTAATATGAAAAGTATAAATCTTCAAAGAACAGAATCACTACTAATGGAGCTTATTCCTCAAGCTCTATCATCTTTAAGTAATGATCTTATAAACTCTTTAGCAATTACAGGAGTTAATTGCAAAAAGGGTAAATATGATGCAATAGTATATTTTGATGGAAGTGATTTTAGCAAAGAGCAAAATGATGAGATAATCAAAAATTTAATTAAAGCAAATGGTAGATTAAAAAGTGAAATTCTAAGTGCAACTGGATGGTATAAATGCCCAAATTTTAGATTTGAAGTTGATACAAGCTTAGAGAATTCAAAAAATATAGAAGATCTATTTGCAAAAATAAAGAAAACAAAAAAGAGTGATGAAGAATGAATTTAGAAGAGCAAATTAAACTAATAGTTGAAAATAGTGGACTTAACTTATATGATATTGTTACAACTAAAGAGCATGATAGAAATATATTTAGAGTTATTGTAACTTCAAAAGATGGTGTAAATTTAGATAAATGTGCTGAGATTTCAAGAGTTATCTCTCCTCTTTTAGATGTAGAAGAACCAATGGGTGGAAAATATAACCTTGAGGTTAGTTCTCCTGGAATTGAGAGAAAATTAAAAAAAATAGAACACTTTATTGCAAGTGTTGGTGAAAAAGTTAAAGTAAAAAATATAGATACAGAAGTTTTTAAAGGTGAGTTAATTTTTGCTGATGAGAACAAAATAGTTGTTAAAACAGATAATTTAGAAGTAGAGATTGCTCATAATGATATTTTAAGTGCAGCAACTTATTTTGAGTGGTAAAAATATAAAACAATGAAAATTGATGATAATTTCTATATGAAATTAGCCATTGATGAGGCTTGGAAATATCAACTTTTAACATATCCAAATCCTGCTGTTGGATGTGTTGTTGTAAAAGATGGAAAGCTTTTGGCAATAGAGGCTCACAAAGAAGCAGGATTGCCACATGCAGAAGTAAATGCTTTAAAAACAGCACTTCTTAGCAAAGAGCCTAACTCTTTACTAAAAATATTAGAAAATAGTTCTGATATACATGAATATTTAATAAAAAATCATAATAATTTTTTTAATGATTGTGAAATATATACTACTTTAGAGCCTTGTAATCATGAAGGAAAAACTCCATCTTGTGCAAAACTTTTATCTATTTTAAAACCACAAAGAGTAATTATTGGTTCAATTGATACAAATAAAGTAGCAAGTGGTGGAATTAAAACTTTGGAAGAATCTAATATCAAAGTTACAACAAAAGTTTTAAAAAAAGAGTGTGATAATCTTCTTCTACCTTTTAAATCTTGGCAAAATAAGAGCTGTATCTTCTTTAAAATGGCACAAACACTAAATGGTATGATTGATGGGTCGGTTAGCTCTCAAAGAGCTAAATTGTATCTTCATATGCTTAGAGATAAGATAGATTTACTTTTAATTGGTGGAAATAGCGTAAGAGTTGATAAACCTACACTTGACACTAGGTATGTAAAAGGTAAAAATCCAGATATATTTATATATAGTAAAAATAAGGTTTTTAGCCAAAATATACCACTATTTAGTGTACCAAATAGAAAAGTAATAATAAGTGATGATTTGTTTAAAATACTTGATTATAAGTTTATTATGGTTGAAGGTGTTTATAACTTACTTGATATTTTAAAAGATAAGATAGATTTTGTAGTTTTAATAGTAAGTCCAAAGATAAGAGATGGTATAAATGCTACAAACTCTTTAAATATTGATTTTGAGATACTTCATGAAAACTATTTAGGTGATGAGAAGATTGTTTTTTTAAAGAAGAGAGATTAATTATTTTTCATATTTTAATAAAAAGCTAGATTTCTCTAGCTTATTTATTATTTTACTTTTTCTAAGTATTCACCTGTTCTAGTATCTACTTTTATTACATCACCTTCAAGTATATGAAAAGGTATTTGCACAACAGCTCCACTTTCTAAAGTAGCAGGTTTTCTACCACCTTGAGAGTCACCTTTAAAGTTTGGTGGAGTCTCTATAATTTTAAGTTCAACTACCATTGGAGGCTCAACTGTAATAGCTTTACCATTGAAATACATCATATCTACTTGCATTCCATCTATTATCCAATCTTTAGCATCTCCCACTTGATCATAAGTAAGTCCTTCTTGCTCATATGTATTTACATCCATAAATTGAAGTAGCTCACCATCATCATACAAAAATTGCATCTGCTTTTGAACAAGATTTGGAGTTTCACACTTATCACCTGCATGGAAAGTTTTTTCAATAGTTTTTCCATTTAAAAATGACTTAATTTTTGCTCTAACAAATGCAGCACCTTTACCAGGTTTAACATGTTGATACTCTACGATTTTATATGGAATTCCATCAACTTCGATTTTTAAACCTTTTTTTAATTCACTCATACCAATTGCCATAATCTCTCCTTATATTTCAGCATAAGCAACAGCAATTGATGCTTCAAGGCTATCAAGCTCACTTATTACTTTTGAGTTTGCTTTTTCATCTATTAGAATAACTGCTAATGCAGTTCCCTCTTTTCCACGACTTAGTCTAAAATCAGATATATTAATTCCATTTTGACCTAATATATTTCCAACTTTTCCTACAACTCCAGGGATATCTTTGTTTTTCATAATAATCATTTTACCTTTAGGCTCAACATCAATTTTGAATCCATCAAGCTCAACAACTCTTTGAACATCTTCACCAAATACAGTTCCAGAGATTGATTTAACACCTTTTGAAGTAGTTATTTTAATAGTAACTTTATTTTTATATCCGCTACTATTTGTTAAAGCTTTAGTTGAAAGATCAATACCTTTCTCTTTTGCAATAAAGTTTGCATTTACATAGTTTACACTACTTCCAGAGCTAACACTTAACACTCCAACACTTGCAAAAGTTTGTAAAGAGTCAACAAATTCAGATAGTTCACCCTCAGCACTTACTTCAATAGCTCTAATTTCACTTTTACTAATTTGTGCTAATAAAAATGCCATTTTTTGTGTTAATTCTATATATGGTTTTACAAATGAAGGTATTTTGCTCTCATCAATTGGAAGATTTAATGCATTTGGATAAGAGATTCCTCTAGCACTCTCTATTGCATTGTTTGCACTTTGAATAGAGATCTCTTTTTGACTCTCTTTTGTATTTGCTCCTAAGTGAGCAGTTACTGTAACATTTGGTAAATCTAATAGTGGATGAGAAGTTGCAGGCTCTTTTTTGAATACATCAATTCCAGCCATTGCAATTTTTCCATTTTTTAGGTTTTCTACTAATGCTTCTTCATTATATAATCCACCTCTAGCACAGTTTATTAATACAACACCATCTTTCATCTTTTTAATCTCATCAAAACTAATCATATCGATAGTCTCTTTGTTTTTTGGAGTGTGAATTGTAATAATGTCACAAGCTAAAATATCATCAAAATTAGTTGTATATTTAATTCCTAAATCAGTTGCTTTAGTGCTTGGAATATAAGGGTCATAAGTAATTACATCCATCTCAAATGCTTTTGCTCTAAGTGCAACTCTATGACCAATATTTCCAAAACCAATAACACCTAGTTTTTTACCATAAAGCTCATTTCCATACCAATCTTCTCTTTTCCAAACTCTATCAATTTTTAATTGGTTATGAGCGTATGGAAACTTTCTCATACAAGATAACATATGTGCCATTGTAAGCTCAACTGCAGCTATAGTGTTTGCAGTTGGAACATTCATAGCAATAATTCCTCTTTTACTACAACCATCTATATCAACATTATCATAACCAACACCAGCTCTAATAATAGCTTTTAAGTTTGTTGCTGCATTTAAGAACTTCTCATCAACATCTGTTGAAGATCTTGTAATTGCAACATCAGCATCTTTAATAATATCTAATAGTTTAACCTTGTCAATATCAGCTGCATAAACATAATTAACATCTTCAGTGTTTTGTAAAATATTTAATCCAGCTTCGTGAATATGGTCACAAACTACAATTGTATGTTTACTCATTAAAAAATTCCTATTATTTTATTTGATCTTTTAAAATATCACCAAGAGTCATAGACATATCATCATTTACAGACTTTAGCATCTCTCTTTCTTGTTGTTGCTCTAATCTTTTAATAGATAGTCTTACTCTATTTTTCTTTGTATCAATATTTATTACTACTGCTTCAAGTTCATCACCAATTTTAATCTCTTCAATATTAACTGGTCCAAAATCTT
Protein-coding regions in this window:
- the rbfA gene encoding 30S ribosome-binding factor RbfA, with translation MKSINLQRTESLLMELIPQALSSLSNDLINSLAITGVNCKKGKYDAIVYFDGSDFSKEQNDEIIKNLIKANGRLKSEILSATGWYKCPNFRFEVDTSLENSKNIEDLFAKIKKTKKSDEE
- the infB gene encoding translation initiation factor IF-2, yielding MSDKVKVFEIAEEAGSTSAEVMQKAKELGIELKTAQAAVSFEDAEEIMQYILTGKSSKIKEPIEKPKKIEVKKEESKEEKIEPIKQETTIKKATKKDLDIPIDDKEVEVSAVKVVPKRKGLVIIKKKRDTEIDNKTPEKESVVQKKSQKSLSEIFSDDSGNKNFENQNSKKADIASSKVKKEKKKTPIKAQEHGKKIEVISDDKEFKSSDDSLLGEEVVLFDMDLSDTYKIFDEPKPVNSANHSRSSKPAAFGNAPTGLKRGKRKKRVVRVQEKAEITSVTIPEDIRVYEFAEACGKSPAEVIKVLFSLGMMVTKNDFLKQDELEILGEEFGIEVTVKDALEDVNYEESYDELEVDTSSFITRPPVVTIMGHVDHGKTSLLDKIRSSKVASGEAGGITQHIASYTITKNGQKITFVDTPGHEAFSAMRTRGANVTDIIIIVVAADDGVKAQTEEVISHAKASGCPIIVAMNKMDKESANPDMVKAQMAEKNLTPVDWGGDIEFIGVSARTGDGIEDLLENILIQAELLELKADPTAKAKATVIESSLEKGRGPVANIIVQNGTLRVGDNIVCDTTFGRVKAITNDMGELVKELGLSETGTVLGLNEVPSTGSSMVAMDSEKEVREIAMTRAEHARLKELSKSTKVSLEEMSGLIAEGKIKQLPVIIKADVGGTLEAIKGSLEKIANDEVKVKVVHSAVGGITESDIVLASASEGCIILGFNVRPTGAVKAKAKTDGVDIKTYSIIYDLLDDVKDALSGMMSAVIREENTGQAEVRDTFVVPKIGTVAGCMVTDGKVIRGGHARIIRDGVVTYTGKISSLKRFKDDVKEVANGFECGIMFEKFNDIKVGDFIETFIQIEEKVSIDN
- the serA gene encoding phosphoglycerate dehydrogenase yields the protein MSKHTIVVCDHIHEAGLNILQNTEDVNYVYAADIDKVKLLDIIKDADVAITRSSTDVDEKFLNAATNLKAIIRAGVGYDNVDIDGCSKRGIIAMNVPTANTIAAVELTMAHMLSCMRKFPYAHNQLKIDRVWKREDWYGNELYGKKLGVIGFGNIGHRVALRAKAFEMDVITYDPYIPSTKATDLGIKYTTNFDDILACDIITIHTPKNKETIDMISFDEIKKMKDGVVLINCARGGLYNEEALVENLKNGKIAMAGIDVFKKEPATSHPLLDLPNVTVTAHLGANTKESQKEISIQSANNAIESARGISYPNALNLPIDESKIPSFVKPYIELTQKMAFLLAQISKSEIRAIEVSAEGELSEFVDSLQTFASVGVLSVSSGSSVNYVNANFIAKEKGIDLSTKALTNSSGYKNKVTIKITTSKGVKSISGTVFGEDVQRVVELDGFKIDVEPKGKMIIMKNKDIPGVVGKVGNILGQNGINISDFRLSRGKEGTALAVILIDEKANSKVISELDSLEASIAVAYAEI
- the ribD gene encoding bifunctional diaminohydroxyphosphoribosylaminopyrimidine deaminase/5-amino-6-(5-phosphoribosylamino)uracil reductase RibD → MKIDDNFYMKLAIDEAWKYQLLTYPNPAVGCVVVKDGKLLAIEAHKEAGLPHAEVNALKTALLSKEPNSLLKILENSSDIHEYLIKNHNNFFNDCEIYTTLEPCNHEGKTPSCAKLLSILKPQRVIIGSIDTNKVASGGIKTLEESNIKVTTKVLKKECDNLLLPFKSWQNKSCIFFKMAQTLNGMIDGSVSSQRAKLYLHMLRDKIDLLLIGGNSVRVDKPTLDTRYVKGKNPDIFIYSKNKVFSQNIPLFSVPNRKVIISDDLFKILDYKFIMVEGVYNLLDILKDKIDFVVLIVSPKIRDGINATNSLNIDFEILHENYLGDEKIVFLKKRD
- a CDS encoding DUF448 domain-containing protein, which produces MKKILRTCIFCRSKIEQKELLRFVYQNGSLLYYNKFGRSFYLCEPCTIKLKDDLSIKDSKRLEKVLQKECKDKENHVKQLKEILLDVR
- the rimP gene encoding ribosome maturation factor RimP, giving the protein MNLEEQIKLIVENSGLNLYDIVTTKEHDRNIFRVIVTSKDGVNLDKCAEISRVISPLLDVEEPMGGKYNLEVSSPGIERKLKKIEHFIASVGEKVKVKNIDTEVFKGELIFADENKIVVKTDNLEVEIAHNDILSAATYFEW
- the efp gene encoding elongation factor P; the encoded protein is MAIGMSELKKGLKIEVDGIPYKIVEYQHVKPGKGAAFVRAKIKSFLNGKTIEKTFHAGDKCETPNLVQKQMQFLYDDGELLQFMDVNTYEQEGLTYDQVGDAKDWIIDGMQVDMMYFNGKAITVEPPMVVELKIIETPPNFKGDSQGGRKPATLESGAVVQIPFHILEGDVIKVDTRTGEYLEKVK